The Rhodanobacteraceae bacterium DNA segment CTCGGGAAACTCGCAGACCAGTTCCGACACCCGCAGCAGCAGCTGTTCGACGGCATCGATGTTGGCAGCAGCCGCGCCACGCCACTCACCCAGCATGCGCGCAGCGCGGCTGCGCTCGATCAGTCGTCGCGCCAGAAAGCGGTTCAGCGGCGGCAGCTCCATGGCCTTGTCGGCATAGACCTCGATGGCCCGCCCGCCGGCACCGAAGAGCAGCACCGGGCCGAACAAGGCATCGGTGACCACGCCCACGTAAAGCTCGCGCGCATGCCGCGAGGACACCATCGGTTCCACCGCGATCCCGTCGATCTGCGCCTCGGGCGCCCGGGCACGCACGCCATCCATCATCGTCTGCCAGGCCAGCTGCAGTTGCCTTGCGCCGCGGATATCGAGCGCCACGCCATCCACATCGGATTTGTGGGTGATGTCCGGCGAACTGATCTTCAGCACCACCGGATAGCCGATCTGCTGGGCGATCAGCGTGGCTTCCTGCGGGCTGCGACTAAGCTGGGTGTGAGCCACGGGAATGTGGAAGGCCGCCAACAACGCCTTGGATTCCATTTCCGACAACAGCGCCCTTCCCTGCCCCGACACGTCTGCCAACAGTAGTCGCGCGCTGTCCAGATCCGGCCACTTGCCCTCGGTCAGCGCTGGCGGCGTCTGCCAGCGCAGTTGCTGATTGCGATAGAAGCTGGCCAGATTGCCGAAGGCATCCACCGCCGGCTCGGGCGTGCGGAAGGTGGGGATACCGGCATGCGAGAGCAGCGCCCGCGATTCCAGCACCCGGCGATCGCCCAGCCAGCAGGCAATCAGCGGCTTCTGCGCACCTTCGTGCAAGGCCATCAGGCTTTGCGCGTAGGCCAGCGGATCGGAATCAGCCTTGGGCGCATGCAAGGCCAGCACGCCATCCACGGCCGGGTCTTTCATCACGGCGGCCACCGCTGCGCCAAAGGTCGCTGCGTCGGCGCGCTCGCCGAGGTCGACTGGCGTGGTGATGGTCGCTTCGGGGCTGAGCGTCAGCAACTGCCGCGCCGTATCCGCGCCCAGCGTGGCCAGGGCCAACCCGGATTCCAGTGCCCAGTCGGCGGCAAGCACGCCCGGGCCACCGCCGTTGGCGACAATGGCCAGCCGCCGACCGCTGGGCCGATAACGCGAGGCCAGGCACTTGACCGCCGAGAACAGCTGCACGAAAAAGCGCACGCGCACGGCGCCGGCCCGGCGCAGCGCGGCATCGAAGACATCGTCCTCGCCCACCAGCGCCCGCGAATGGGTCTGCGCGGCGGCCGCGGTTCCCGGGAAACGCCCGGCCTTCAGCACCACCACCGGCTTGATCGTGGCTACCGCGCGCAAGGCCGAGAGGAAACTGCGCGGCTCGCGCACGCCTTCCAGATAGATGACGATGCTCTCGGTGGCCAGATCGGCGGCCAGGAAATCGAGCACCTCGGCCATGTCGATATCACGCTGGGCGCCGACCGTGGCCACCAGCGAAAAACCCACACCCTGGTCCAGCGCCCAATCCATGGTCGAGGCTGCCAGCGATCCCGATTGCGCCAGAAAAGCCACACTGCCCGGCGGTGGCATCGGACCCAGCAGACTCAGGTTCAAGCCATGCCGCGGACGCTGCAGGCCGATCGAATCCGGCCCCAGCAGGCGCACCCCGTGCTCGCGGGCCGCCTCCAGCAGCCTATCGATGGAGACAGCAGACCCGCACCTTCCGGTATGCAGTGCCAGCCGCAGCTGCCAGGCGCCCAGCCGCGGCATCAGTGCTGCGGCCTGGTCGGCATCCATCAGCAGCCAGACCACCTCCGCGGCGATCGGCGCAGCCTCAGCCGCCAGCAGGCCGGGGCTGAGTTCGTCCAGGCGGGCCCGGCCGTCGGCGATCCAGTCGGCCATCGCCGCCTTGACCTGCTGCAGCTCGGCACCGGCCAGGGCGTGCACCACCCAAACCCGCTGCGGATCAAACAATCGGCTCAGCGCATGCTTGTCCACTAGGCCGGCACTGCGCTCATTCAAAGCCACCGAGCACGCGCACATGCGCCAGCACGCTGCGGGCCAGCGAGGGCAGATCGTAGCCGCCCTCCAGCGTGGACACGATGCGGCCGCGAGCGTGGCGCTCAGCCACCTCGACGATCTGCTCGGTGACCCAGGCATAGTCGGATTCCACCCAGCGCAGCTGCGACATGTCGTCATCACGGTGGGCATCGAAGCCCGCCGAAATCACGATCAGCTGCGGCTGAAAACGCTCCAGCGCCGGCAGCCAGTCGCGACTCACGGCCCCGCGCATGGCGCTGCCATCGCTGTAGGGTGGCAGGGGCACATTGACCATGTTGAAGCCCAGCGGCTCGGTGCCGCTGGCCGGATACAGCGGGTGCTGGAAGGTGGACACCATCAGCACGCGTTCGTCATTGGCCAGGATGTCTTCGCTGCCATTGCCGTGATGAACGTCGAAATCGACCAGGGCCACCCGCGCCAGACCATGTTCCTCCAGCGCATGCAGCACGCCGATGGCGGCATTGTTGTAGAAGCAGAAACCCATGGCCTCGTTTCGGATCGCATGGTGGCCGGGCGGGCGCACCGCGCAGAAGGCGCGGTCGAACTCACCGGCCATGATGCCGTCGACAGCGCGCACCACCGCGCCGGCAGCGCGGCGCGCAGCGCGCAACGTGTAGGCATTCATGAAGGTGTCGGGGTCGACATGGGCGTAGCCCTCGCCGGGCGAGGTCGCGTTCAGTTCGGCCAGATACAGCGCATCGTGCGCATGCCGCAGCACCAGCGGACTGACCTCCGGCGCCTCGATGTGCCGCAGCCAATCCATGACGCCGGCAGCCGCCAGACGATCTTCGATGGCGCGCAATCGAGCCGGGCATTCCGGATGATGCGGCCCCA contains these protein-coding regions:
- a CDS encoding histone deacetylase family protein; its protein translation is MTLAYISHPDCLRHDMGPHHPECPARLRAIEDRLAAAGVMDWLRHIEAPEVSPLVLRHAHDALYLAELNATSPGEGYAHVDPDTFMNAYTLRAARRAAGAVVRAVDGIMAGEFDRAFCAVRPPGHHAIRNEAMGFCFYNNAAIGVLHALEEHGLARVALVDFDVHHGNGSEDILANDERVLMVSTFQHPLYPASGTEPLGFNMVNVPLPPYSDGSAMRGAVSRDWLPALERFQPQLIVISAGFDAHRDDDMSQLRWVESDYAWVTEQIVEVAERHARGRIVSTLEGGYDLPSLARSVLAHVRVLGGFE